A section of the Triticum dicoccoides isolate Atlit2015 ecotype Zavitan chromosome 7A, WEW_v2.0, whole genome shotgun sequence genome encodes:
- the LOC119328470 gene encoding keratin-associated protein 9-4-like, whose translation MSKKILIRADLIGDKCKSKILATAAKLKGIKSMDIDQDKCTLTVVGTVDPVRLLQCLRKSCFAAVIISVADDKPKEPEKKKDPCQEACEKACKDMCEMACKEACCKKMCVMVTCNEACCKKKCDTATCNEACCNKKCDMACNEACCKKVTASCYPSRCTPGCDSSPCGLPSCRFYIYGCVVRKPPLGHGCNKGRSRGLRGECGIQ comes from the exons ATGTCCAAG AAGATCCTGATCAGAGCTGATCTCATCGGCGACAAGTGCAAGAGCAAGATCCTGGCAACTGCTGCCAAGCTCAAGG GGATCAAGTCCATGGACATTGACCAGGACAAGTGCACGCTGACGGTGGTCGGCACCGTCGATCCGGTGCGGCTCCTGCAGTGTCTCAGGAAGTCGTGCTTCGCCGCAGTTATCATCAGCGTCGCAGACGACAAGCCAAAGgagccagagaagaagaaggaccccTGCCAGGAGGCCTGCGAGAAGGCCTGCAAGGACATGTGCGAGATGGCTTGCAAGGAGGCGTGCTGCAAGAAGATGTGCGTGATGGTTACTTGCAACGAGGCGTGCTGCAAGAAGAAGTGCGACACGGCTACTTGCAATGAGGCGTGCTGCAACAAGAAGTGCGACATGGCTTGCAATGAGGCGTGCTGCAAGAAGGTGACGGCGTCCTGCTACCCGTCCCGCTGCACGCCGGGCTGCGACTCCAGCCCCTGTGGCCTGCCCAGCTGCCGCTTCTACATCTACGGCTGCGTCGTGCGCAAGCCGCCACTGGGACACGGCTGCAACAAGGGGAGGTCACGCGGACTCAGAGGAGAATGCGGCATCCAGTAG